One Vigna unguiculata cultivar IT97K-499-35 chromosome 11, ASM411807v1, whole genome shotgun sequence DNA window includes the following coding sequences:
- the LOC114169301 gene encoding cellulose synthase-like protein D3 — MSSSKPFKPSRLSHSQSATSDASDGPKPPLPPTVTFGRRTSSGRYISYSRDDLDSELGSGDFMNYTVHMPLTPDNQPMDPSISQKVEEQYVSSSLFTGGFNSVTHAHLMDKVIESEASHPQMAGAKGSSCAVPGCDCKVMSDERGVDILPCECDFKICRDCYIDAVKAGDGMCPGCKEPYKNTELDEVAVEERNGRPYPLPPSSGVSKMERRLSLMKSTKSALMRSQTGDFDHNRWLYETKGTYGYGNAIWPKGGNFGSGNGDEDVVEPMDLMNRPWRPLTRKLKIPAAILSPYRLIIFIRLVVLVLFLAWRVKHKNTDAVWLWGMSVVCEIWFAFSWLLDQLPKLCPINRSTDLNVLKEKFEVPSPNNPTGKSDLPGIDVFVSTADPEKEPPLVTANTILSILAADYPVEKLSCYVSDDGGALLTFEAMAEAASFANVWVPFCRKHNIEPRNPESYFNLKRDPYKNKVKQDFVKDRRRVKREYDEFKVRINGLPDSIRRRSDAFHAREELRAMKVQRQTKVDEPVDPVKIPKATWMADGTHWPGTWLNPSSEHTKGDHAGIIQVMLKPPSDEPLLGNADDEKLIDLADVDIRLPLLVYVSREKRPGYDHNKKAGAMNALVRASAIMSNGPFILNLDCDHYIYNSKAMREGMCFMMDRGGDRICYVQFPQRFEGIDPSDRYANHNTVFFDVNMRALDGLQGPVYVGTGCLFRRVALYGFDPPRSKEHHSGCCSCCFGKRKKNANISEENRALRMGDSEEEEEEMNLSLFPKRFGNSTFLIDSIPVAEFQGRPLADHPAVKNGRPPGALTIPRELLDASTVAEAISVISCWYEDKTEWGQRVGWIYGSVTEDVVTGYRMHNRGWKSVYCVTKRDAFRGTAPINLTDRLHQVLRWATGSVEIFFSRNNAFLASPRMKFLQRIAYLNVGIYPFTSFFLIVYCFLPALSLFSGQFIVQTLNVTFLVYLLTITVTLCMLAVLEIKWSGIELEEWWRNEQFWLIGGTSAHLAAVLQGLLKVIAGIEISFTLTSKSAGDDVDDEFADLYIVKWTSLMIPPITIMMVNLIAIAVGVSRTIYSVIPQWSRLLGGVFFSFWVLTHLYPFAKGLMGRRGKTPTIVFVWSGLIAITISLLWVAINPPAGTNQIGGSFQFP; from the exons ATGtcatcatcaaaaccattcAAGCCAAGTCGATTATCTCATTCTCAGTCAGCAACTTCCGATGCATCAGATGGCCCAAAGCCTCCTTTGCCTCCAACCGTAACGTTTGGACGAAGAACTTCCTCGGGTCGCTACATCAGCTACTCCAGAGATGATCTCGACAGTGAACTTGGGAGTGGTGATTTCATGAATTACACAGTGCATATGCCTCTGACACCTGATAACCAACCAATGGATCCATCAATTTCGCAGAAAGTTGAGGAGCAATATGTGTCAAGTTCCCTTTTCACTGGAGGATTCAACAGTGTCACTCATGCACACCTGATGGATAAGGTGATAGAATCTGAAGCTAGTCATCCACAGATGGCTGGTGCAAAAGGGTCTTCATGTGCAGTTCCTGGTTGTGATTGTAAGGTGATGAGTGATGAACGTGGTGTGGATATTCTTCCTTGTGAGTGTGACTTTAAGATATGCAGAGACTGCTATATAGATGCTGTGAAAGCAGGAGATGGAATGTGCCCAGGATGCAAAGAGCCTTACAAAAACACAGAGCTAGATGAGGTTGCTGTGGAGGAACGAAATGGAAGGCCATATCCGCTTCCTCCGTCAAGTGGAGTGTCGAAAATGGAGAGGAGATTGTCGTTGATGAAGTCGACGAAGTCGGCGCTGATGAGAAGCCAGACTGGAGATTTTGATCACAATCGGTGGCTCTATGAAACAAAGGGTACCTATGGCTATGGCAATGCTATTTGGCCAAAGGGAGGAAATTTTGGAAGTGGAAATGGGGATGAGGATGTTGTTGAGCCGATGGATCTGATGAACAGACCTTGGAGGCCACTTACTAGGAAACTCAAGATACCTGCTGCTATTCTCAGTCCATATCG TCTCATCATATTTATTCGGTTGGTTGTGCTGGTATTGTTCCTGGCATGGAGGGTGAAGCACAAAAATACTGATGCAGTCTGGCTGTGGGGCATGTCTGTGGTTTGTGAGATATGGTTTGCCTTTTCTTGGCTTCTGGATCAACTACCCAAGCTATGTCCTATAAATCGATCCACAGATCTTAATGTTCTCAAGGAAAAATTTGAAGTGCCGAGTCCCAACAATCCTACTGGAAAATCAGATCTTCCGGGCATAGATGTCTTTGTTTCTACTGCTGATCCTGAGAAGGAACCACCTCTGGTCACTGCAAACACCATCTTATCAATCCTAGCTGCAGACTATCCAGTTGAGAAACTTTCTTGCTATGTTTCTGATGATGGAGGTGCACTTCTGACATTTGAGGCAATGGCTGAAGCTGCCAGCTTTGCTAATGTATGGGTTCCATTCTGCCGTAAGCATAATATAGAGCCTAGGAATCCTGAGTCATATTTCAACTTAAAGAGAGATCCCTACAAAAACAAAGTGAAACAAGATTTTGTCAAGGATCGTAGACGAGTGAAGCGTGAGTATGATGAGTTCAAGGTCAGGATCAATGGTCTGCCTGATTCTATCAGGCGTAGGTCGGATGCCTTTCATGCAAGAGAGGAATTGAGAGCTATGAAAGTGCAGAGACAAACAAAGGTAGATGAACCAGTAGACCCCGTCAAGATTCCAAAAGCCACATGGATGGCTGATGGAACTCACTGGCCAGGGACTTGGTTGAATCCTTCATCCGAACACACTAAAGGTGATCATGCCGGTATAATCCAG GTGATGTTGAAACCTCCAAGTGATGAACCTCTCCTTGGAAATGCTGACGACGAAAAGCTCATTGACTTGGCTGATGTAGATATTCGTCTCCCCCTTCTAGTTTATGTTTCTAGAGAGAAACGTCCAGGCTATGATCACAACAAAAAAGCTGGGGCCATGAATGCCTTGGTTCGAGCCTCAGCCATCATGTCCAATGGTCCTTTTATACTCAATCTTGATTGTGACCACTACATCTACAACTCCAAGGCAATGAGAGAAGGCATGTGCTTTATGATGGACCGTGGTGGTGACCGCATCTGCTACGTTCAATTCCCACAAAGATTTGAGGGGATTGATCCTTCTGACAGATATGCCAATCATAACACTGTCTTCTTTGATGTCAACATGAGAGCACTTGATGGACTTCAAGGTCCGGTCTATGTTGGAACCGGTTGCCTTTTCAGAAGGGTTGCTCTTTATGGTTTTGATCCTCCTCGCTCTAAAGAACATCATTCTGGATGTTGTAGTTGCTGTTTTGgcaaaagaaagaagaatgcTAACATATCTGAAGAGAATCGGGCTCTGAGGATGGGTGActctgaggaagaagaagaagaaatgaatCTATCACTCTTCCCTAAGAGGTTTGGAAACTCAACTTTCCTCATTGACTCAATTCCAGTAGCAGAGTTCCAAGGCAGGCCACTTGCTGATCATCCTGCAGTGAAGAATGGACGTCCTCCAGGTGCTCTCACCATACCACGAGAGCTTCTTGATGCATCAACTGTGGCAGAGGCCATCAGTGTGATCTCTTGTTGGTATGAGGACAAAACTGAGTGGGGACAGCGTGTTGGATGGATCTATGGGTCAGTTACTGAGGATGTGGTTACTGGCTATAGGATGCACAATAGAGGATGGAAATCAGTTTACTGTGTTACCAAGCGTGATGCATTCCGTGGCACAGCTCCCATCAATCTCACTGACAGACTACATCAAGTCCTTAGATGGGCAACTGGATCAGTTGAAATATTCTTCTCAAGAAACAATGCATTTCTGGCTAGCCCAAGAATGAAGTTTCTCCAAAGGATTGCATACCTTAATGTTGGAATCTATCCATTCACTTCATTTTTCCTTATTGTCTACTGCTTCCTCCCTGCACTTTCTCTCTTCTCTGGCCAATTCATTGTTCAAACTCTCAATGTCACTTTCCTTGTGTATCTCTTGACCATCACTGTGACTTTGTGCATGCTGGCTGTGCTTGAAATCAAATGGTCTGGCATTGAGCTGGAAGAGTGGTGGAGAAATGAACAGTTTTGGTTGATTGGTGGAACAAGTGCACACCTAGCTGCTGTGCTGCAGGGTTTGTTGAAAGTGATAGCAGGGATTGAGATCTCTTTCACCTTGACATCAAAATCAGCTGGAGATGATGTAGATGATGAGTTTGCTGATCTCTATATTGTGAAGTGGACATCCCTTATGATACCACCCATCACAATTATGATGGTTAACTTGATAGCAATAGCAGTTGGAGTCAGCAGAACCATATACAGTGTGATACCTCAATGGAGTCGTCTACTTGGTGGTGTTTTCTTCAGTTTTTGGGTCTTGACCCATCTCTACCCTTTTGCAAAAGGTTTGATGGGAAGGAGAGGGAAGACGCCTACCATTGTTTTTGTATGGTCAGGTCTCATAGCAATCACAATATCACTCCTCTGGGTGGCCATCAATCCCCCTGCTGGTACCAACCAAATTGGTGGTTCATTCCAGTTCCCATGA